GTGCTCTACAGGAGGAGCAGGAGGAGCTGGGGGATCCATTCCTTTTTGAGTTTCCACTGCATCACCTTGAGCTCCTTGGTCTGTCAGCTTGATCTCTAGGTCTGGTGACCTCGTTGAGCCATTGTTTGGAAGAAAGACACTAGGGTTATACAAACCAAGCGCTAACCTAAGCCTACCATTTGGGTTCTATCAATGGTAGACACAGGCACATGTTCCAAAATAAGGTCCTTCAGACCTTGTGCACTATTTTCCTTTTACGGGTTGTTTGGCCCCTGGATCTCTAAACCAAATTTGACTCAATGTAATCAATATGCACACACAATCTCATGGGTTACAACAGTggcaaaaccatgaggttaCAGACACAACTCCGGTTATCAATGGCAACTGCTGCCGCAACAACCATTGCCATTGTCACTCGCCATCGACCACCaatacaattttctttttcctttctttattcTTCCTCTGGCTTTCTCCCCTTCttctccaaattttcaaataaaaaatgaagttttttGAAATGGAAGGGAGAAAGataagagaaacaaaagcCCCTTGTAAACCTAACCTTCAAGGGAGAGAGATATGAGAAAAGAAAGCCCCCCTTAAACCTAACCTTTGATTTTAGGTAATCGactggatatatatatatatatatatttcaaaatttgaggtAGAAGGATggaaaggaggtggattgtaaggAGTAGAAGAAGGGaaggagaggaaagaagaagaaaaggaaaagagagggaaaaagaaaaaacatggtGATGATGgatgatggtggtggtggccatggatgggagaagaaagaaaaacataaaatataacaatGTTTTTCattacaattaatttttttcgaatttatatatttgaatcaACAATTATAAGCAACTCAATATTTTGTCTATATTAGGATTGACCTTCCTATTTATGAATTGCTTCACTGAATGTTCAACCTTTTTTATGACAACTTTAGGTGGCCATTGATTACTATGTTAACTTTCTTTATGTTTGTTCATACTTTTGTATCTTACTTCTAAACTTCATATCTTTATGTTCGAACTCATGATCGTAAACATTGCcatgttatgttttctttttcttaatggtaaacaatgttttgatttttggaaACAAATTCTGTATTCTTAGActataacataaattaaatatttaattcaagtCTCAAAAAATTGACCCATACACAAGAGGTTCTACCATTCacaaaataagagaaaaaagggAATGAACAGTCCAACCTTGGAGTGTAGAACATTGCACCCCAAACGCAAACTTCTGAACCCCAGACTTCTCAATACAACACCCAAAACACATGATATGAAAACTCTAGCCGATTGGATCTAAAAACCCTCATGGATATACAAACCCACAGAACACAAATGCTAAAAGCCCCAACTTAAGATGATTTCATCCCAAATGATTATAACTCTTGGAAATTCGATCTAACTACCTTATTGAGAGTAGAACCTTTAGATCTAAAATATCCAAAAACCTCAAAACACTAAGGAATCACCCCTAAGGAAAGTAAGATTCACATTACCTCGTTGGTCAATTATATCATGgcaagaaaatttgtttgagatttgaatcacttcacaagcaagatcgatgcgacctaaactatatagaattcTACATAGAATTGTATAGAAACTTAGCACTAGGCTCTAGGAAAGCACAAAAACACTTTTTACAACATTTTTCGAGTCTATTTTACAAAGACAACTTACATggttttatatagcctcaaaacgAGACCTTTGACTTTCCATGAGACATTTCAAGAGTTGTAACCTTCATACTTTATGACTATAATTATCCCCTATATAAATATAGcctaaaagtaaataaaaagtcttaaaacttaaaatataattatgaaacaCTCTAAATCTAGATTATCATCTACCCAAGAATTTGTAACcatttaagaataaatgaagtcTCACTTGACGTAGCTTGAATCTATTGTTGCATAAATGAAGTGtgattcttctttaatgtGGCATTAATTGCAAATTGAGTTTATCTTGTgttaatttgaacaacatttttttacatCTTCTTTGAAATTCATATGGCATGATTAGGATGTCTttattcatatcattctccattCCTTtaagaggattcgtcctcaaatatatttgtgaaactttgctgcaaaaagTAAGGAgaaacaaccaaacaaaaccggtgtgagaacaaaaaataaaaggcaacaacaaccaATCTTCGAGGTAGCAGTAAGAAACGAAGACAAGATTATCCTGAAGGCAAACTAACATCGAAAACAATCAGGAGGCAAACAAAGAGTCTGAAGCAGCAAGACAACCAAAAAAACGCTTCAACGGGCACAAAACCATTGATCGAAAAGCCTTGAGAAAGAAACAACTTTGTGGCAAACCAATGATAggaaaatgtaataaataatattaagatcCAAATCTTCAACGAAGAAACGCTCATCTCCAAACCAAATACAAAAATACTTATTGTCAATACAACAACCACTATGCTCCTTGACAAAGTGACTTTGATAAACAAccaggaaagaaaagaatctcaCAAATCCAAACCAAACCACACTTTCTTAAAGGTATGGAGAACCCAACCAAAGGAGCAAACCAACACTCTAAActgaaggagaaaaagaatttGGTGATGGAGAAGAACGGCGAAGAAGAATGATTGGCGATGAATGGAGTAAACGGGTAGGAGAAAAGAAATCCCAAAAACGTCTAAGAACCCAAAATGATGGTGGATGGCGCAACGATTGACGATAATGCTCatcttatttatcttttaaaaactaaCCTGGTTTTCTATTGAATGCTGTAATTGATTGTAAATTGCAATGTTGTATTATTTAGTActtcctatttattttttaaaaaaaattatagttttttcttttcctaaaaaaatgCAACTCAGTTGTATATAGTGGGGTATACTCCCTTCTAACAtgactttctttctttcctctttttggTGGCAGTGTGGTATAGTAGTGTGTAATACTAGTTCTTTAGCTCAACATGAAGCAAATTTGCAGAATCGTGTGATGCTGGTGCCTTCTTACTCTGATGAATTAATGGCCGATCATTCTTTAATTGTATCTGAGGCTGATCATTCTTTAATTGTATCTGATGCTGAGCTTAGTCTGGTAGATCACACCCTGGTTATTGGACAAGAATTTCCTGATGTTGAAACATGCCGGAGAATGTTGAAAGATATTGCTATAGCTATGCATTTTGATATTCGAATCGTTAAATCTGATCGTAGTCGGTTTATAGCCAAATGCTCCAAGGAAGGTTGCCCTTGGCGCGTGCATGTAGCAAAATGCCCTGGAGTGCCAACTTTTACAGTTAGAACCCTACATGGCGAGCATACTTGTGAAGGTGTTCGTAATCTTCATCATCAGCAAGCCTCTGTGGGATGGGTTGCCAGATCTGTGGCAGCACAAGTACGAGATAATCCACAGTATAAACCCAAGGAAATTCTCCGGGATATCCGCGATCAGCACGGAGTTGCTGTATCCTACATGCAAGCTTGGCGTGGGAAAGAACGTAGCATGGCTGCACTTCATGGAACTTTTGAAGATGGGTATCGTCTTCTTCCTGCTTATTGTGAACAAATAAGGAAAACAAACCCTGGAAGTTTTGCTTCAGTTTTTGCAACTGGACAAGAAAATTGCTTCCAGCGATTGTTTGTTTCATATCGCGCTTCGAtatatgggtttataaacgcCTGTAGACCGCTTCTTGAACTTGACAAAGTACATCTTAAAGGAAAATACTTGGGAGCCTTACTGTGTGCTGCGGTTGTTGATGCAGATGATTCATTGTTCCCATTAGCTATTGCAGTTGTTGATGTGGATAGTGATGAAAATTGGATGTGGTTCATGTCAGAATTGCGAAAGCTTCTTGGGGTAAATACTGATAGTATGCCTAGATTGACAATACTATCTGAAAGACAAAGAGGCATGGTTGAGGCGGTTGAAACACATTTTCCGAGTGCCTTTCATGGATTCTGTCTGCGTTATGTAAGCGAAAATTTTCGCGATACGTTTAAAAACACGAAGTTGGTCAATATTTTTTGGAATGCTGTTTATGCTCTCACTGCAGCTGAATTCGACAGCAAAATTGCTGAGATGGTGGAGATCTCACAAGAAGTAATAACATGGTTTGAACACTTCCCTCCCCAACTGTGGGCTGTAGCATATTTTGAAGGTGTGCGGTATGGCCATTTTACATTAGGGGTTACAGAGTTGTTGTATAATTGGGCACTCGAGTGTCACGAGCTCCCCATCGTGCAGATGATGGAACATATTCGTAACGAAATGGCATCTTGGTTTAACGAGCGGCGTGAAATGGGAATGAGATGGACCTCCATTCTCGTACCCTTTGCCGAGAAGCGGATCGCCGAAGCAATTGCAGATGCTCGTTGTTATCAAGTACTTCGTGCAAATgaagttgaatttgaaatCGTCTCAACTGAGCGGACAAATATCGTGGAGATACATAGTCGTGTGTGCTCCTGTCGTTGTTGGCAATTGTATGGTCTGCCTTGTGCTCATGCTGCAGCTGCTCTAATGTCATGTGGGCAGAATGCTCATCTATTTGCTGAGCCATGTTTCACCGTCGCTAGTTACCGTGAAACGTATTCTAAAATGATATACCCGATCCTCGACAAGAGCCTGTGGAAGGAATCGGGCGAAGGAGAAGGAGGTGTGAAGGTTGATATCACAATACGCCCTCCCAAAATTCGTCGCCCACCGGGAAGGCCGAAAAAGAAAGTTCTGAGTTGAAAACTTGAAGCGCCCAAAGAGGGTTGTACAGTGTGGTCGTTGCCATTTGTTGGGACACTCTCAAAAGAAATGCACAATGCCAATGGGACATTAAGGAGATCGTCGAATATATTATCTTCCAGTAGAAATGCAATAGAATTAGTGTAATGTGCAATATCAATTCTCTTGTAACCTATAGTTGCAAAATAATATACTAAGTTATTTTTTGcctaattaaatagttttttttttttttattaaatttatcatcCTTGTTCGGATATAGATatgtatattatttataagagctAATATATCTTCGTTTATTCTTCATCCTGATACGTAATGTATCTTCATTTATCTTTACCCATTTGAGTTAGTTTGATTTAAGTTTATATATCTTCATTTATCTTTACCAGTTTGAGTTTATATATCTTCATTTACCTTTACCTCACCATTCGAGAAGTGCCCATGATGTCAATCTAAGCAACAATCTTTTGGgcaacttcaaaattttgacacttgGCTCTTTGTTTTGAGTCACAACACAAAAAATCgacactcaaaattcaaaagaacaagTAGTAGCCTAAGTTGGAAGCTAAGTCGATGCAAAGAAGACAACGAGATCGATGatatagtatatatatcttaatcaatGAAGGAAGTAGAAAGCTCTATTCTAACTTTGATTTGTAGACTTCAAAGGTATAAAAATGGTTACAAATTAGGAATCATGAAGGTAAATAATATGCTTCGAGTGCGTCTTACTCAGGCATTCTACGTACCTCCAATAGTTAAATTACGCAATTGGCAAACCCATTAtgtgaggattgttgggagggaggcccacattggctaatttaaggacTGGAAAACCCATTAggtgagaattgttgggagggaggcccacattggctaatttaaggaatgatcatacatatccattagtatgagaccagacaatatcataccattgttgaGAGTCATAATTCGTTCAGAAAACGTGTTTGATTGTTtgtaaaaatttgagtttgaatGTCGTaactaattaggttaaaatgTCTCTGAATAACATTAGCACCATAAGAGGGCCTAACTCTTATTAGTTTGTGTAAGCTTGAAGGTCAACGGTTTAAGTCAGGCTTTGAGACATAAGCCTCAATAGTcttttaaaacattgtttaggaaagaactttaaaagaaaatagcaaGAACTTTATGTTTGAAATCGTAATTCCAATcctctttatatatataagagtGGTTCATAATTACAGGTAAAATCTTTTTACCCTGTAATTGCAAGATTGTATTCTTACCTTTATATTTGggttcttaaaataataaataattagtcTAAATCAAAGAACAAGCTCATTAGTTCATAACTTACTTAAGAGCAAGATCAAATAGCATATGATCATGATGTGAGATAttgatatttcaaatttataaggagaaattaaaaatgctATGATCTAGTCTCATACAAGTTCGCCGGAAAACGATTTCCCAACATCTTCCGGGCCACTCCAAAGAATTTTCTGGATTGAAAAAATTTGCATATAGGTGTATATGGGTTTAttagaagggaaaaaaaaaaaaaaaagggaaattaaGAACGGTTCTTGGTGTTCATGCACTTCTCAACGGTCTTTGCATTGGCTTTGACAAATTGCTTGGAGTCTTTGGTAGTCTCAACCACTGTGTCCTTTGCCCTATGGGCTGAGTCCTTTGCTGCTTCCATTGCCTCCTTTGCCTTTGCTGATACCTCTTGCGCTCTTGCACTCAGCATCCCTGCCATATCCCTTGTCTTCTCACTCACCTGCATTTTCAAATTCACACTTATCTATCTTCAACATCGCTCTCATCCGTAGCTTCGATTCagttgatttaaaaaataaaataaaataaaaggtggGGAGTTTTGATTACATGTTCTGCAGTAGAGTAAGCCTTGTCCTGCATCATATGTTCACCCGGCGTCATTCCTTCATTCGCCTCTGGCTTTATGGCATCTTTGGCTTCTAACCCATCTTGTGGTGGATTTGTCTGtcaaaaacacacaaaaatatATCACAATCGACGACATCACAACATCATCTGAAATATGAGATTCAAATATC
The nucleotide sequence above comes from Cucurbita pepo subsp. pepo cultivar mu-cu-16 chromosome LG11, ASM280686v2, whole genome shotgun sequence. Encoded proteins:
- the LOC111806150 gene encoding uncharacterized protein LOC111806150 isoform X1; the protein is MFQNKCGIVVCNTSSLAQHEANLQNRVMLVPSYSDELMADHSLIVSEADHSLIVSDAELSLVDHTLVIGQEFPDVETCRRMLKDIAIAMHFDIRIVKSDRSRFIAKCSKEGCPWRVHVAKCPGVPTFTVRTLHGEHTCEGVRNLHHQQASVGWVARSVAAQVRDNPQYKPKEILRDIRDQHGVAVSYMQAWRGKERSMAALHGTFEDGYRLLPAYCEQIRKTNPGSFASVFATGQENCFQRLFVSYRASIYGFINACRPLLELDKVHLKGKYLGALLCAAVVDADDSLFPLAIAVVDVDSDENWMWFMSELRKLLGVNTDSMPRLTILSERQRGMVEAVETHFPSAFHGFCLRYVSENFRDTFKNTKLVNIFWNAVYALTAAEFDSKIAEMVEISQEVITWFEHFPPQLWAVAYFEGVRYGHFTLGVTELLYNWALECHELPIVQMMEHIRNEMASWFNERREMGMRWTSILVPFAEKRIAEAIADARCYQVLRANEVEFEIVSTERTNIVEIHSRVCSCRCWQLYGLPCAHAAAALMSCGQNAHLFAEPCFTVASYRETYSKMIYPILDKSLWKESGEGEGGVKVDITIRPPKIRRPPGRPKKKVLS
- the LOC111806150 gene encoding uncharacterized protein LOC111806150 isoform X2, encoding MLVPSYSDELMADHSLIVSEADHSLIVSDAELSLVDHTLVIGQEFPDVETCRRMLKDIAIAMHFDIRIVKSDRSRFIAKCSKEGCPWRVHVAKCPGVPTFTVRTLHGEHTCEGVRNLHHQQASVGWVARSVAAQVRDNPQYKPKEILRDIRDQHGVAVSYMQAWRGKERSMAALHGTFEDGYRLLPAYCEQIRKTNPGSFASVFATGQENCFQRLFVSYRASIYGFINACRPLLELDKVHLKGKYLGALLCAAVVDADDSLFPLAIAVVDVDSDENWMWFMSELRKLLGVNTDSMPRLTILSERQRGMVEAVETHFPSAFHGFCLRYVSENFRDTFKNTKLVNIFWNAVYALTAAEFDSKIAEMVEISQEVITWFEHFPPQLWAVAYFEGVRYGHFTLGVTELLYNWALECHELPIVQMMEHIRNEMASWFNERREMGMRWTSILVPFAEKRIAEAIADARCYQVLRANEVEFEIVSTERTNIVEIHSRVCSCRCWQLYGLPCAHAAAALMSCGQNAHLFAEPCFTVASYRETYSKMIYPILDKSLWKESGEGEGGVKVDITIRPPKIRRPPGRPKKKVLS
- the LOC111805532 gene encoding uncharacterized protein At4g13230; translation: MGSSTLFKSLPKFGHFGAPAIARRSPTSNTSLLFASNPKSIHTNPPQDGLEAKDAIKPEANEGMTPGEHMMQDKAYSTAEHVSEKTRDMAGMLSARAQEVSAKAKEAMEAAKDSAHRAKDTVVETTKDSKQFVKANAKTVEKCMNTKNRS